The proteins below are encoded in one region of Sminthopsis crassicaudata isolate SCR6 chromosome 1, ASM4859323v1, whole genome shotgun sequence:
- the PARP3 gene encoding protein mono-ADP-ribosyltransferase PARP3 isoform X2, translating into MAPKRKAASESTGSPKKKKEKPEVEDSFHSTKEALKAAPKETRKARVDSMCPLSSKPNVQVYEDYDCTLNQTNIGSNNNKFYIIQLLDENGSYHSWNRWGRVGEKGQCKIQTFSSLDEAKRDFEKKFWEKTKNRWAERDSFVAQSGKYTLIEVQAGDGKEDQEIEVKVAGVDRVQAVRQNVKPCTLDSATQELVSLIFSHDMFNDAMKTMNLDVKKMPLGKLSKQQIAKGFEALEALEAALQKSADTKELEELSSRFYTIIPHNFGRMRPPPINSREVLQAKKDMLLVLADIELAQALKAGQEEEEQKIKMEEVPHPLDRDYGLLKCQLQLLATDTHEYKLIEIYLKKTGWPHLRILHVWKINREGEGERFRAHTDLENRRLLWHGTNVAVVAAILKSGLRIMPHSGGRVGQGIYFASENSKSACYVGCTSQKIGLMFLSEVALGQEHRITQDDCSLRQPPPGYHSIIAQGHTEPVEMISHEIKNEGGVMEAQEGKGRPQPGRGARAGRAQGDGAPGSSCAHA; encoded by the exons ATGGCTCCCAAGCGCAAGGCAGCTAGTGAAAGCACTGGAAGCcccaagaagaagaaggagaaaccAGAGGTGGAGGACAGCTTCCACTCAACCAAAGAGGCCCTTAAAGCTGCACCCAAGGAGACACGGAAAGCTCGGGTGGATTCCATGTGTCCACTCAGCAGCAAGCCTAATGTCCAG GTATACGAGGACTATGACTGTACCCTGAACCAGACCAACATAGGgagcaataacaacaaattctACATCATCCAGCTGTTGGATGAGAATGGGAGCTACCATAGCTGGAACCGCTGGGGTCGAGTG GGAGAAAAGGGCCAGTGCAAGATACAGACTTTCTCCTCCCTGGATGAAGCTAAGCGAGACTTTGAGAAGAAGTTCTGGGAAAAAACCAAGAACCGCTGGGCTGAGCGGGACAGCTTTGTGGCCCAGTCGGGCAAGTATACACTCATTGAAGTGCAGGCTGGTGATGGTAAAGAGGACCAGGAAATTGAGGTCAAG GTGGCCGGAGTGGACAGGGTTCAGGCTGTTCGGCAGAATGTCAAGCCCTGTACCCTAGATTCAGCCACCCAGGAACTGGTGTCCCTCATTTTCAGCCATGACATGTTCAATGATGCAATGAAGACCATGAACCTTG ATGTTAAGAAGATGCCCTTGGGAAAGCTGAGCAAGCAACAGATTGCCAAGGGCTTTGAGGCCTTGGAGGCCCTAGAGGCTGCCCTACAGAAGAGTGCAGACACAAAGGAGCTGGAGGAGCTGTCCTCTCGCTTCTACACAATCATCCCCCATAACTTTGGCCGAATGCGACCCCCACCCATCAACTCCCGGGAGGTCCTTCAGGCCAAGAAGGACATGTTGTTG GTCCTGGCTGACATTGAGCTGGCCCAGGCCCTGAAGGCTGgacaggaggaggaagaacagaaGATAAAGATGGAAGAAGTGCCCCACCCACTGGATCGGGATTACGGGCTCCTGAAATGCCAGCTACAGCTCCTGGCTACCGACACTCATGAGTACAAG CTGATTGAAATCTACCTGAAGAAGACAGGATGGCCTCATCTCCGCATCCTCCATGTCTGGAAAATAAATCGAGAGGGCGAG GGGGAGCGGTTCCGGGCCCACACCGACCTGGAGAACCGGCGCCTGCTGTGGCACGGCACCAACGTGGCCGTGGTGGCCGCCATCCTCAAGAGCGGCCTCCGGATCATGCCCCACTCGGGTGGGCGTGTGGGCCAGGGCATCTACTTTGCTTCTGAGAACAGCAAATCTGCTTGTTACG TGGGCTGCACCTCTCAAAAAATCGGCCTCATGTTCCTGAGCGAGGTGGCCCTGGGCCAGGAGCACCGCATCACACAGGACGACTGCAGCCTCCGGCAGCCGCCCCCGGGGTACCACAGCATCATTGCCCAGGGCCACACGGAGCCCg TTGAAATGATTTCTCATGAGATCAAAAATGAGGGAGGTGTGATGGAGGCACAGGAAGGAAAGGGCAG ACCCCAGCCAGGACGTGGCGCTCGAGCTGGAAGGGCACAAGGTGATGGTGCCCCAGGGTCCTCCTGTGCCCATGCCTGA
- the GPR62 gene encoding G-protein coupled receptor 62 yields the protein MANRTEPKETLGAESPSSPLVGLIPAAFLEVVTLLANGTVLAVVLRTPALRKAVYLAHLCLVDLLAAVSVMPLGLLAAPPGLGTVYLSRGQCRAARFVTATLVSACTLTLAALGLERYRYILHPLRPRPRPPPLLVLGIVWGVSGLLGGLSLLGRPSPNCSLVAGPPGPFRPLWAILAFALPALLLLVSYGSIFRVARLAALRPPPPAPGPRPRSDSLDSHLSILPPRLASPHLVGGKAALTLALVVGQFLGCWLPFFAACLLPGRWSVGVEVALTWLAYSSFAAHPFLYGLLQRPVREELSRLARAWLQAVPGPWHCPPRAWLPQSFLRLLRRDPESPALDPSAGQEANPMAAEGPGLDQGETT from the coding sequence ATGGCCAACAGGACCGAGCCAAAAGAGACACTGGGGGCGGAGTCCCCGTCGTCCCCTCTGGTTGGACTCATCCCAGCCGCCTTCCTGGAGGTGGTGACCCTTCTGGCCAACGGCACCGTGCTGGCCGTTGTCCTCCGCACGCCCGCCCTCCGAAAGGCCGTCTACCTCGCCCACCTCTGCCTTGTGGACCTCTTGGCTGCGGTCTCGGTGATGCCCCTGGGCTTGCTGGCGGCCCCCCCGGGCCTGGGGACGGTGTACCTGAGCCGGGGCCAGTGCAGAGCCGCCCGCTTTGTCACTGCCACCCTGGTGTCGGCCTGCACCCTGACGCTGGCCGCCCTCGGCCTGGAGCGCTACCGCTACATCCTGCACCCCCTgaggccccggccccggcccccgcCCCTCCTGGTGCTGGGGATCGTGTGGGGGGTGTCCGGCCTCCTGGGGGGGCTCTCCCTGCTGGGCCGGCCCTCTCCAAACTGCTCCCTGGTGGCTGGTCCCCCAGGACCCTTCCGGCCCCTCTGGGCCATCCTCGCTTTCGCACTGCCAGCCCTGCTCCTCCTCGTCTCCTACGGAAGCATCTTCCGCGTGGCAAGACTGGCAGCCCTTCGCCCCCCGCCCCCCGCTCCCGGCCCGCGGCCCCGCTCCGACTCCCTGGACAGCCACCTCTCCATCCTGCCCCCCCGGCTGGCCAGCCCCCACCTGGTGGGGGGCAAGGCAGCCCTGACTCTGGCCCTGGTGGTGGGCCAGTTCCTCGGCTGCTGGCTGCCGTTCTTTGCCGCATGTCTGCTCCCCGGGCGCTGGAGCGTAGGGGTAGAGGTGGCTCTCACCTGGCTGGCCTACTCCTCCTTCGCCGCCCACCCTTTCCTCTACGGGCTCCTGCAGAGGCCCGTGCGTGAGGAGCTGAGCCGCCTGGCCCGGGCCTGGCTCCAAGCAGTCCCAGGGCCCTGGCACTGCCCGCCGCGAGCTTGGCTCCCCCAGAGCTTCCTGAGGCTCCTCCGCAGAGACCCCGAGAGCCCAGCCCTGGATCCTTCTGCTGGCCAGGAAGCAAACCCAATGGCTGCAGAGGGGCCGGGCCTGGACCAGGGAGAGACCACCTGA
- the PARP3 gene encoding protein mono-ADP-ribosyltransferase PARP3 isoform X1: MAPKRKAASESTGSPKKKKEKPEVEDSFHSTKEALKAAPKETRKARVDSMCPLSSKPNVQVYEDYDCTLNQTNIGSNNNKFYIIQLLDENGSYHSWNRWGRVGEKGQCKIQTFSSLDEAKRDFEKKFWEKTKNRWAERDSFVAQSGKYTLIEVQAGDGKEDQEIEVKVAGVDRVQAVRQNVKPCTLDSATQELVSLIFSHDMFNDAMKTMNLDVKKMPLGKLSKQQIAKGFEALEALEAALQKSADTKELEELSSRFYTIIPHNFGRMRPPPINSREVLQAKKDMLLVLADIELAQALKAGQEEEEQKIKMEEVPHPLDRDYGLLKCQLQLLATDTHEYKLIEIYLKKTGWPHLRILHVWKINREGEGERFRAHTDLENRRLLWHGTNVAVVAAILKSGLRIMPHSGGRVGQGIYFASENSKSACYVGCTSQKIGLMFLSEVALGQEHRITQDDCSLRQPPPGYHSIIAQGHTEPDPSQDVALELEGHKVMVPQGPPVPMPDFKGSAFYQSEYLIYKESQCRLRYLLQLHF; encoded by the exons ATGGCTCCCAAGCGCAAGGCAGCTAGTGAAAGCACTGGAAGCcccaagaagaagaaggagaaaccAGAGGTGGAGGACAGCTTCCACTCAACCAAAGAGGCCCTTAAAGCTGCACCCAAGGAGACACGGAAAGCTCGGGTGGATTCCATGTGTCCACTCAGCAGCAAGCCTAATGTCCAG GTATACGAGGACTATGACTGTACCCTGAACCAGACCAACATAGGgagcaataacaacaaattctACATCATCCAGCTGTTGGATGAGAATGGGAGCTACCATAGCTGGAACCGCTGGGGTCGAGTG GGAGAAAAGGGCCAGTGCAAGATACAGACTTTCTCCTCCCTGGATGAAGCTAAGCGAGACTTTGAGAAGAAGTTCTGGGAAAAAACCAAGAACCGCTGGGCTGAGCGGGACAGCTTTGTGGCCCAGTCGGGCAAGTATACACTCATTGAAGTGCAGGCTGGTGATGGTAAAGAGGACCAGGAAATTGAGGTCAAG GTGGCCGGAGTGGACAGGGTTCAGGCTGTTCGGCAGAATGTCAAGCCCTGTACCCTAGATTCAGCCACCCAGGAACTGGTGTCCCTCATTTTCAGCCATGACATGTTCAATGATGCAATGAAGACCATGAACCTTG ATGTTAAGAAGATGCCCTTGGGAAAGCTGAGCAAGCAACAGATTGCCAAGGGCTTTGAGGCCTTGGAGGCCCTAGAGGCTGCCCTACAGAAGAGTGCAGACACAAAGGAGCTGGAGGAGCTGTCCTCTCGCTTCTACACAATCATCCCCCATAACTTTGGCCGAATGCGACCCCCACCCATCAACTCCCGGGAGGTCCTTCAGGCCAAGAAGGACATGTTGTTG GTCCTGGCTGACATTGAGCTGGCCCAGGCCCTGAAGGCTGgacaggaggaggaagaacagaaGATAAAGATGGAAGAAGTGCCCCACCCACTGGATCGGGATTACGGGCTCCTGAAATGCCAGCTACAGCTCCTGGCTACCGACACTCATGAGTACAAG CTGATTGAAATCTACCTGAAGAAGACAGGATGGCCTCATCTCCGCATCCTCCATGTCTGGAAAATAAATCGAGAGGGCGAG GGGGAGCGGTTCCGGGCCCACACCGACCTGGAGAACCGGCGCCTGCTGTGGCACGGCACCAACGTGGCCGTGGTGGCCGCCATCCTCAAGAGCGGCCTCCGGATCATGCCCCACTCGGGTGGGCGTGTGGGCCAGGGCATCTACTTTGCTTCTGAGAACAGCAAATCTGCTTGTTACG TGGGCTGCACCTCTCAAAAAATCGGCCTCATGTTCCTGAGCGAGGTGGCCCTGGGCCAGGAGCACCGCATCACACAGGACGACTGCAGCCTCCGGCAGCCGCCCCCGGGGTACCACAGCATCATTGCCCAGGGCCACACGGAGCCCg ACCCCAGCCAGGACGTGGCGCTCGAGCTGGAAGGGCACAAGGTGATGGTGCCCCAGGGTCCTCCTGTGCCCATGCCTGACTTCAAAGGGTCCGCCTTCTACCAGAGCGAATACCTGATCTACAAGGAGAGCCAGTGCCGGCTCCGCTACCTGCTGCAGCTGCACTTCTGA